The following proteins come from a genomic window of Streptomyces sp. GS7:
- a CDS encoding amino acid permease: MTAHGGFAPHGVGAVLAAVVPCVGFFTGAEIVTVAAAESVEPERAVAEAIRSIVLRVVAFYVLSVFLVVAVVPWTSQAVAVSAYAAVLDRLAVPAAGTVMNAIVLIAVLSCLNSALYTSSRMLFALTGNGDAPRGFTRLSASGVPRRALPAGTSVGYLSVITAWFSPDVVFRFLINSYGAMALFVYLAIAVAQVRMRRRLERDAPERLTLKMWLFPWLSWVTIALMAAVIGAMAFPPDSRAQFGLSLLTPAVVLAGYEARRRVRQVRRS; the protein is encoded by the coding sequence GCTTCTTCACCGGGGCGGAGATCGTGACCGTCGCGGCGGCCGAATCGGTGGAGCCGGAGCGGGCGGTGGCGGAGGCGATCCGCTCGATCGTGCTGCGCGTGGTGGCGTTCTACGTGCTGTCGGTCTTCCTGGTGGTCGCGGTGGTGCCCTGGACGTCGCAGGCGGTCGCGGTCAGTGCGTACGCGGCGGTGCTGGACCGGCTGGCGGTGCCCGCGGCCGGCACGGTGATGAACGCGATCGTGCTGATCGCGGTCCTCTCCTGCCTGAATTCCGCGCTCTACACCTCCTCCCGGATGCTGTTCGCGCTGACCGGCAACGGGGACGCGCCGCGCGGATTCACCAGGCTGAGTGCGAGCGGGGTGCCGCGCCGGGCGCTGCCGGCCGGGACCTCGGTCGGGTATCTGTCGGTGATCACGGCCTGGTTTTCGCCCGATGTGGTCTTCCGGTTCCTCATCAACTCCTATGGCGCCATGGCCTTGTTCGTGTATCTGGCGATCGCCGTCGCGCAGGTCCGGATGCGGCGCCGGCTGGAGCGCGACGCACCGGAGCGGCTGACCCTGAAGATGTGGCTGTTCCCGTGGCTGAGCTGGGTGACCATCGCGCTGATGGCGGCGGTGATCGGGGCGATGGCCTTTCCGCCGGACAGCCGCGCCCAGTTCGGGCTGAGCCTGCTGACGCCGGCCGTGGTGCTGGCCGGGTACGAGGCCCGGCGGCGGGTGCGGCAGGTGCGGCGGAGTTGA
- a CDS encoding LysM peptidoglycan-binding domain-containing protein produces MEISQVSESQVSENRAREAGERGEMLRGRGVRGVTAAAVLLAAGALNLTAEEPAEAVSGTHWDRLARCESGGNWGIETGNGFSGGLQFTHATWHSYGGGAYANRASRATREQQIQVAERVLARQGWGAWPACSASLGLAGLARSSAPHTLPKREKAQPHRNRMHRSQHQEKPYKNERHRPVSGASGSVVVNDGDTLCGIATRHGKIWQELYRQNRQVIGGDPNLIFPGIRLHL; encoded by the coding sequence ATGGAAATTTCGCAGGTATCGGAATCGCAGGTATCGGAAAACCGGGCAAGGGAAGCGGGCGAACGCGGTGAAATGCTGCGCGGCCGCGGGGTCCGGGGCGTCACCGCAGCCGCCGTCCTGCTGGCGGCCGGCGCCCTCAACCTGACTGCCGAGGAGCCGGCCGAGGCCGTCAGCGGCACGCACTGGGACCGCCTGGCCCGGTGCGAGAGCGGCGGCAACTGGGGCATCGAGACCGGGAACGGGTTCTCCGGCGGCCTCCAGTTCACCCACGCGACCTGGCACTCCTACGGCGGCGGGGCCTACGCGAACCGGGCCTCGCGGGCGACCAGGGAGCAGCAGATCCAGGTCGCCGAGCGGGTGCTGGCCCGGCAGGGCTGGGGCGCCTGGCCGGCCTGCTCGGCCTCGCTGGGGCTCGCCGGCCTCGCCCGCAGCAGCGCCCCGCACACCCTGCCGAAGCGCGAAAAGGCCCAGCCGCACCGCAATCGGATGCACCGTTCGCAGCACCAGGAAAAGCCCTACAAAAACGAGCGGCACCGGCCGGTGAGTGGCGCGAGCGGCTCCGTCGTCGTCAATGACGGCGATACGCTGTGCGGTATCGCCACCCGCCACGGAAAGATCTGGCAGGAGCTCTACCGACAGAACCGCCAGGTGATCGGTGGGGACCCGAACCTTATTTTCCCCGGCATCCGGCTGCACCTCTGA
- a CDS encoding PaaX family transcriptional regulator C-terminal domain-containing protein → MNDDPLALRPLTARSIVLSTLLGHHPPRLPARALVRVGELFGIAEGTVRVALSRMVAAGDLQQRAGSYGLTARLLARQARQDESRSPRTRPWHGEWEIAVVTTSERRPAADRTALRQAMAALRLAELRAGSWLRPANLDRPRPAVVTAQCTWFTGAPDGDPATLARGLWDLDGWAARARALLAALDRAGTPAERFTVSAAVLRHLLADPLLPQPLLPEGWPGSALRSRYDAFEAELRELLRQYLAPDGEG, encoded by the coding sequence ATGAACGACGACCCCCTCGCGCTGCGCCCGCTGACGGCCCGTTCCATCGTGCTGAGCACCCTTCTCGGACACCATCCGCCCCGGCTCCCGGCGCGCGCCCTGGTACGGGTCGGGGAACTCTTCGGCATCGCGGAGGGCACGGTCCGGGTGGCGCTCTCGCGGATGGTCGCGGCCGGCGACCTCCAGCAGCGGGCGGGTTCGTACGGGCTCACCGCCCGGCTGCTGGCACGCCAGGCCCGGCAGGACGAGAGCCGGTCGCCGCGCACCCGGCCCTGGCACGGGGAGTGGGAGATCGCCGTGGTCACCACCTCGGAGCGCCGGCCGGCCGCCGACCGCACCGCGCTGCGCCAGGCCATGGCGGCGCTGCGGCTGGCCGAGCTGCGGGCCGGCAGCTGGCTGCGCCCCGCCAACCTCGACCGGCCCCGCCCGGCCGTCGTCACCGCGCAGTGCACCTGGTTCACCGGCGCCCCGGACGGCGATCCCGCCACTCTGGCCCGCGGGCTGTGGGACCTGGACGGCTGGGCGGCGCGGGCGCGGGCGCTGCTCGCGGCGCTGGACCGGGCCGGCACCCCCGCCGAACGCTTCACCGTCTCGGCCGCGGTGCTCCGGCATCTGCTCGCCGACCCCCTTCTCCCGCAACCCCTGTTGCCCGAGGGGTGGCCGGGGTCCGCGCTCCGGTCGCGCTACGACGCGTTCGAGGCCGAACTGCGGGAGCTGCTGCGGCAATACCTGGCGCCCGACGGCGAGGGGTGA
- a CDS encoding acyl-CoA dehydrogenase family protein has product MTVTHDVTNQAPPLVDFSTADEPALLEALRREGAGWGEREVAELGALAGSAAVQEQARWAEEQPPRLHTHDRYGHRVDEVEFHPAWHQLMTAAVANGLHAAPWADDRPGAHLVRAAKFYVWSQAEPGHGCPISMTYAAVPALRAAPELAAGYEPLLASRTYDFGLRAPLTKRGLIAGMSMTEKQGGSDVRTNTTRAVPAGDGSHRISGHKWFTSAPMSDVFLALAQTEEGLTCFLLPRVLPDGTRNGMRLMRLKDKLGNRSNASSEIEYEDAVAWPVGEPGRGVRTIVEMVNMTRLDCVLGSAAGMRAGLRQALHHTAHRRAFGRELDRQPLMRAVLADLAVESEAATLLAMRLAAAVDRSQAGDGQEAALRRLALAAGKYWVCKRGSTHAAEALECLGGNGYVEESGMPRLYREAPLLSIWEGSGNVAALDVLRALGREPAALDAYFAEVDVAAGADRRLDAAAAGLRTMVGGLADPERAQLMARSLAERMALVLQGALLVRHSHPAVADAFCASRLGGEWGHAFGTLPAGVDLAAVLGRARTGGDGA; this is encoded by the coding sequence ATGACCGTCACCCATGACGTAACGAATCAGGCCCCGCCGCTCGTGGATTTCAGTACGGCGGACGAGCCGGCCCTCCTGGAGGCGCTGCGCCGGGAGGGCGCCGGCTGGGGCGAGCGCGAGGTGGCCGAGCTGGGCGCGCTGGCCGGTTCGGCCGCTGTGCAGGAGCAGGCGCGCTGGGCGGAGGAGCAGCCGCCCCGGCTGCACACCCACGACCGGTACGGGCACCGGGTCGACGAGGTCGAGTTCCATCCGGCCTGGCACCAGTTGATGACCGCGGCCGTGGCGAACGGTCTGCACGCCGCGCCCTGGGCCGACGACCGCCCCGGGGCGCATCTGGTGCGCGCGGCCAAGTTCTATGTGTGGTCGCAGGCCGAGCCGGGCCACGGCTGCCCGATCTCGATGACCTACGCCGCGGTCCCGGCGCTGCGCGCAGCTCCCGAACTCGCCGCCGGGTACGAGCCGTTGCTCGCCTCCCGGACGTACGACTTCGGGCTGCGGGCGCCGCTGACCAAGCGGGGGCTGATCGCCGGGATGTCGATGACGGAGAAGCAGGGCGGCTCCGACGTACGGACCAACACCACCCGTGCGGTGCCGGCCGGCGACGGCAGCCACCGGATCAGCGGCCACAAGTGGTTCACCTCGGCCCCGATGAGCGATGTGTTCCTCGCCCTGGCGCAGACGGAGGAAGGGCTCACCTGCTTCCTGCTGCCGCGGGTCCTGCCGGACGGCACCCGCAACGGCATGCGGCTGATGCGGCTCAAGGACAAGCTGGGCAACCGCTCCAACGCCTCGTCGGAGATCGAGTACGAGGATGCGGTCGCCTGGCCGGTGGGCGAGCCGGGCCGCGGGGTGCGGACCATCGTCGAGATGGTGAACATGACGCGGCTGGACTGCGTGCTCGGTTCGGCGGCCGGGATGCGGGCGGGGCTGCGGCAGGCACTGCACCACACCGCCCACCGCCGGGCGTTCGGACGGGAGTTGGACCGGCAGCCGCTGATGCGCGCGGTGCTCGCCGATCTCGCGGTCGAGTCGGAGGCGGCGACGCTGCTGGCGATGCGGCTGGCCGCCGCGGTGGACCGGTCGCAGGCCGGCGACGGGCAGGAGGCGGCGCTGCGCCGGCTGGCGCTGGCGGCCGGGAAGTACTGGGTGTGCAAACGCGGCAGTACGCATGCCGCGGAGGCGCTGGAGTGCCTGGGCGGCAACGGGTACGTCGAGGAGTCCGGCATGCCGCGGCTGTACCGGGAGGCGCCGCTGCTGTCGATCTGGGAGGGCTCGGGGAACGTCGCCGCGCTCGACGTGCTGCGCGCGCTGGGCCGGGAACCCGCCGCGCTGGACGCGTACTTCGCGGAGGTGGACGTGGCGGCGGGCGCCGACCGGCGGCTGGACGCGGCGGCGGCCGGGCTGCGCACGATGGTCGGCGGGCTCGCCGATCCGGAGCGGGCGCAGCTGATGGCGCGTTCGCTGGCGGAGCGGATGGCGCTGGTCCTCCAGGGGGCGCTGCTGGTGCGGCACAGCCATCCGGCGGTCGCGGACGCGTTCTGCGCCTCGCGGCTGGGCGGCGAGTGGGGCCATGCGTTCGGCACGCTGCCGGCCGGCGTCGATCTGGCGGCGGTTCTGGGGCGGGCCCGGACCGGCGGGGACGGCGCCTGA
- a CDS encoding crotonase/enoyl-CoA hydratase family protein, producing MSVRVERAGPVTTVVLSRPASRNAVDGTTARQLADAFRAFEADDGASVAVLWGEGGTFCSGADLKAVGTGRGNRVAPDGDGPMGPTRMRLSKPVIAAVAGHAVAGGLELALWCDLRVAEEDAVFGVFCRRWGVPLIDGGTVRLPRLIGASRAMDLVLTGRAVPAVEALDIGLVHRLVPAGAARAEAERLAAELARLPQACLRSDRASLLDQEGQPERDAMAAELHYGRAVLADGLKGAARFAAGAGRHGEADGGR from the coding sequence ATGTCCGTACGGGTGGAGCGCGCGGGGCCGGTGACGACGGTGGTGCTGTCCCGGCCCGCGTCCCGCAACGCGGTGGACGGCACGACGGCGCGGCAACTCGCCGACGCCTTCCGCGCGTTCGAGGCCGATGACGGTGCGAGCGTGGCGGTGCTGTGGGGCGAGGGCGGGACGTTCTGCTCGGGGGCCGACCTCAAGGCGGTCGGCACCGGGCGCGGCAACCGCGTGGCGCCGGACGGCGACGGTCCGATGGGGCCGACCCGGATGCGGCTGAGCAAGCCGGTGATAGCGGCGGTCGCCGGGCACGCGGTGGCCGGCGGACTGGAGCTGGCGCTCTGGTGCGATCTGCGAGTGGCGGAGGAGGACGCGGTCTTCGGGGTGTTCTGCCGCCGGTGGGGGGTGCCGCTGATCGACGGCGGCACGGTGCGGCTGCCCCGGCTGATCGGCGCGAGCCGGGCGATGGACCTGGTGCTGACGGGGCGCGCGGTACCGGCCGTGGAGGCGCTGGACATCGGGCTGGTGCACCGGCTGGTCCCGGCCGGCGCGGCCCGTGCCGAGGCGGAGCGGCTGGCCGCGGAACTCGCCCGCCTCCCCCAGGCGTGCCTGCGCAGTGACCGGGCGTCCCTGCTGGACCAGGAGGGGCAGCCCGAGCGGGACGCCATGGCGGCCGAACTGCACTACGGCCGGGCCGTGTTGGCGGACGGCCTCAAGGGCGCGGCGCGGTTCGCCGCGGGGGCCGGACGGCACGGTGAGGCGGACGGCGGGCGATGA
- a CDS encoding DUF1990 family protein, with translation MSTDDLGPADLTYPEHGGTRRAPLPAGYHHLRVALPLGHGRAVFDAAGAAVTAFRMHRAAGTRVRAGAPRAAPGVPVDVSVGIGPLRVTGPCRVVWAVADADRVGFAYGTREGHPECGEEAFVVELRADGSVWFTVTAFSRPARWFTRLAGPLVPVFQHCYVRRLGRTLRRLARRPAAAR, from the coding sequence ATGAGCACGGACGACCTCGGCCCCGCCGATCTCACGTACCCGGAGCACGGCGGCACCCGGCGCGCTCCGCTGCCCGCCGGCTACCACCATCTGCGGGTGGCACTGCCGCTCGGGCACGGCCGGGCGGTGTTCGACGCGGCCGGTGCGGCGGTCACCGCCTTCCGGATGCACCGGGCCGCGGGCACCCGCGTCAGGGCCGGCGCGCCGCGGGCCGCTCCGGGTGTGCCGGTCGACGTCTCCGTGGGCATCGGGCCGCTGCGGGTGACCGGCCCCTGCCGGGTGGTGTGGGCGGTGGCCGACGCGGACCGGGTCGGCTTTGCGTACGGGACCCGGGAGGGGCATCCGGAGTGCGGCGAGGAGGCGTTCGTCGTCGAGCTGCGGGCGGACGGCTCGGTGTGGTTCACGGTCACCGCCTTCAGCCGCCCGGCCCGGTGGTTCACCCGGCTCGCCGGGCCACTGGTCCCGGTGTTCCAGCACTGCTACGTCCGCCGACTCGGCCGCACCCTCCGCCGGTTGGCGCGCCGCCCGGCCGCCGCCCGCTGA
- a CDS encoding SpoIIE family protein phosphatase has product MAPRPPDPSTEGYDPRADRNPPRVEEDVPGVSDHEPIALRERLALNRMGTFDWDLDTGFMDLDAGAMEVFDLRPGEYDGGPMSLISRVPPEEGTRLDAALSQALQDGNASYGAYFRVQCRDGTRRWTHSQGRILRNRDGVAYRVIGIVREATSELADSALLRSLQRERQRQTVMVQQTTAALARALSVADVTRVLTGPGGARRFGADGLVLGLVRNGRFEVIAAAGMAGDVPDDMMNSRLDDTLPLSDAVRSRRPSFLGTRGELIARYPRLRPYVDLLPTGSAAFLPLVAQDTVIGALGLFNHEPAVQSPEARNLALALAGVVAQSVQRATLFDQEREFATGLQAAMLPRRLPPIAGGEVTVRYHPASVGRDVGGDWYDVIALPQGRVGLVVGDVQGHDTHAAAVMGQLRIALRAYASEGHAPETVLVRASRFLGELETERFATCTYVQADLESGALHIARAGHLGPLICNSSRHIAWPEIRGGLPLGLATGFGQDHFPETQLFLEPGSTLLLCTDGLVEQPGRDISDGIDALSAAVRAGPGELEALADQLSAHLWAEPGSDDDMALLLLRRHAVPGEAATPRLRLHVHQADPAGTAEVRSALRRTLDQWRAGALTHSVEVAASELIANALTHTESGALVSVELLPGTPPRIRLEVEDRSSQWPRRRRPGETATSGRGLLLVEALADRWGAEPRGSGKALWCEFALPDDPARAGD; this is encoded by the coding sequence ATGGCCCCGCGGCCCCCCGATCCCTCCACGGAGGGCTACGACCCCCGTGCCGACCGGAACCCGCCCCGGGTCGAGGAGGACGTGCCCGGGGTGTCCGACCACGAGCCCATCGCCCTGCGCGAGCGGCTGGCGCTCAACCGCATGGGCACCTTCGACTGGGACCTGGACACCGGGTTCATGGATCTGGACGCCGGGGCGATGGAGGTCTTCGACCTGCGGCCGGGCGAGTACGACGGCGGACCGATGTCCCTGATCTCCCGGGTGCCGCCCGAGGAGGGCACCCGGCTGGACGCGGCGCTCTCCCAGGCCCTCCAGGACGGCAACGCGTCGTACGGCGCGTACTTCCGTGTCCAGTGCCGCGACGGGACCCGGCGCTGGACGCACTCCCAGGGGCGGATCCTGCGCAACAGGGACGGCGTGGCGTACCGCGTCATCGGCATCGTCCGGGAGGCGACCAGCGAGCTGGCCGACTCCGCGCTGCTGCGCTCGCTCCAGCGGGAGCGGCAGCGGCAGACGGTGATGGTGCAGCAGACCACGGCGGCGCTGGCCCGCGCGCTGTCCGTGGCGGACGTGACGCGGGTGCTGACCGGCCCCGGCGGCGCCCGGCGGTTCGGCGCCGACGGACTGGTCCTCGGCCTGGTCAGGAACGGGCGGTTCGAGGTCATCGCCGCCGCCGGGATGGCCGGCGACGTCCCCGACGACATGATGAACTCGCGGCTGGACGACACCCTTCCGCTGTCCGACGCGGTGCGCTCCCGCCGGCCCAGCTTCCTCGGCACCCGCGGCGAGCTGATCGCCCGCTATCCGCGGCTGCGCCCGTACGTCGACCTGCTGCCGACCGGCAGCGCCGCGTTCCTGCCACTGGTGGCCCAGGACACCGTGATCGGGGCGCTGGGGCTGTTCAACCACGAGCCGGCGGTGCAGTCGCCGGAGGCCCGGAACCTGGCGCTGGCACTGGCCGGCGTGGTGGCGCAGTCGGTGCAGCGGGCGACCCTCTTCGACCAGGAGCGGGAGTTCGCCACCGGGCTGCAGGCGGCGATGCTGCCGCGCCGGCTGCCGCCCATCGCGGGCGGCGAGGTCACCGTCCGCTACCACCCGGCGAGCGTCGGGCGCGACGTCGGCGGCGACTGGTACGACGTGATCGCCCTGCCGCAGGGGCGGGTCGGGCTGGTGGTCGGCGACGTCCAGGGCCACGACACGCACGCGGCCGCGGTGATGGGCCAACTGCGCATCGCGCTGCGCGCCTACGCCAGCGAGGGGCACGCACCGGAGACGGTGCTGGTGCGCGCCTCCCGCTTCCTGGGCGAGCTGGAGACCGAGCGCTTCGCGACCTGCACCTACGTCCAGGCGGACCTGGAATCGGGGGCGCTGCACATCGCCCGCGCCGGCCACCTCGGCCCGCTGATCTGCAACAGCTCCCGGCACATCGCCTGGCCCGAGATCCGCGGCGGGCTGCCGCTGGGGCTGGCCACCGGCTTCGGGCAGGACCACTTCCCGGAGACCCAGCTGTTCCTGGAGCCCGGCTCGACGCTGCTGCTGTGCACCGACGGCCTGGTCGAGCAGCCCGGCCGGGACATCTCGGACGGCATCGACGCGCTCTCCGCCGCGGTCCGCGCCGGACCCGGCGAACTGGAGGCGCTGGCCGACCAGCTCTCCGCCCACCTGTGGGCCGAGCCCGGCTCGGACGACGACATGGCCCTCCTGCTGCTGCGCCGGCACGCCGTCCCCGGGGAGGCCGCGACGCCCCGGCTGCGGCTCCATGTCCACCAGGCCGATCCGGCGGGTACCGCGGAGGTCCGCTCGGCGCTGCGCCGCACGCTCGACCAGTGGCGCGCGGGCGCGCTGACCCACAGCGTGGAGGTCGCCGCCTCCGAGCTGATCGCCAACGCCCTCACCCACACCGAGAGCGGCGCCCTGGTCTCCGTGGAGCTGCTGCCCGGCACCCCGCCCCGCATCCGGCTGGAGGTCGAGGACCGCTCCAGCCAGTGGCCCCGGCGGCGCAGGCCCGGCGAGACCGCGACCTCCGGGCGCGGGCTGCTGCTGGTCGAGGCGCTGGCGGACCGGTGGGGCGCCGAGCCGCGCGGGTCCGGCAAGGCGCTGTGGTGCGAGTTCGCCCTACCGGACGACCCGGCCCGGGCCGGGGACTGA
- a CDS encoding caspase family protein has product MRGTSAGRWFPGKGAGRAVLIGTSRFTSADLPGIPSVAANLQALWAALTHPGRGLLAPEHCRVVADPTDASAVGAALAWAVREADDLLLVYYAGHGVLDDGGLLHLGLVHTDLDQVGFSAVPIDLVKRHVGEARAKARVLLVDCCFSGRAVSAMAEPTNLAVGQLDLTGTYTLTSTTRTAPAHAPVGEAYTAFTGALLGALAAPDPLTLDEIHERVDRELHGRGLPRPQRRSAGAAGTLALVRGPSEVAGAAQTVRPPGRVPPPPSAPPPPQTPPPPPYAPGSPAAPSRPPGRRRPLLIAAATGGALAVLLTSSLVRGALGGDTGGSGDTATGTPQGGGTPSAAARAGAAKVVFRNHHLTWRAASCLGQVSQALDLDTPSVTPGLLDGSQDTELDYVGCQHGMSGAQAVITVGGGYGSPVRAGTADAGTDTGEACRAAAEGNPLGANTNAGKIAPGTVWCVVTTKNQVAKMTFDKVDSTDTSSNATADNPTFELSVTVWAAP; this is encoded by the coding sequence ATGCGGGGGACGAGTGCCGGGCGATGGTTTCCGGGCAAGGGCGCCGGCCGCGCCGTACTGATCGGGACCAGCCGCTTCACCAGTGCCGATCTGCCCGGCATCCCCTCGGTCGCGGCCAACCTCCAGGCGCTGTGGGCCGCGCTCACCCACCCCGGCCGGGGTCTGCTGGCTCCGGAGCACTGCCGGGTGGTGGCGGACCCGACCGACGCGTCGGCCGTCGGGGCGGCGCTGGCCTGGGCGGTGCGCGAGGCGGACGACCTGCTGCTGGTCTACTACGCGGGCCATGGCGTGCTGGACGACGGCGGGCTGCTGCACCTCGGCCTGGTCCATACCGACCTCGACCAGGTCGGCTTCTCCGCCGTGCCGATCGATCTGGTCAAACGCCATGTGGGCGAGGCCCGGGCGAAGGCCCGGGTGCTGCTCGTCGACTGCTGCTTCTCGGGCAGAGCGGTCTCCGCGATGGCCGAGCCGACCAACCTGGCCGTCGGCCAGCTCGACCTGACGGGAACCTACACCCTCACGTCCACCACGAGAACTGCCCCCGCGCACGCGCCCGTCGGGGAGGCGTACACGGCCTTCACCGGTGCGCTGCTGGGCGCCCTGGCGGCACCCGACCCGCTCACCCTGGACGAGATCCACGAGCGGGTCGACCGCGAGCTGCACGGCCGGGGGCTGCCCCGGCCGCAGCGCCGGTCGGCGGGCGCGGCCGGCACGCTGGCGCTCGTGCGGGGCCCGTCGGAGGTGGCCGGCGCGGCACAGACGGTCCGGCCGCCGGGGAGGGTTCCGCCGCCTCCGTCGGCGCCGCCGCCCCCGCAGACACCTCCACCGCCGCCGTACGCACCGGGCTCCCCCGCGGCTCCGTCCCGGCCGCCGGGCCGCCGCCGGCCGCTGCTGATCGCCGCGGCGACAGGCGGCGCGCTGGCGGTCCTGCTGACGTCGTCGCTGGTCAGAGGGGCCCTCGGTGGCGACACGGGTGGCAGCGGCGATACCGCCACCGGCACTCCTCAGGGCGGCGGCACACCGTCCGCCGCCGCCCGGGCCGGCGCCGCGAAGGTGGTGTTCCGCAACCACCACCTGACCTGGCGGGCGGCGAGCTGCCTGGGCCAGGTGTCCCAGGCCCTGGACCTGGACACACCCTCCGTCACCCCCGGGCTGCTGGACGGTTCCCAGGACACCGAGCTGGACTACGTCGGCTGCCAGCACGGGATGAGCGGCGCCCAGGCCGTCATCACCGTCGGCGGCGGCTACGGCAGCCCGGTCAGGGCGGGCACCGCCGACGCCGGGACCGACACCGGCGAGGCGTGCCGGGCGGCGGCCGAGGGCAACCCGCTGGGTGCCAACACCAACGCCGGGAAGATCGCCCCCGGCACGGTCTGGTGCGTGGTGACCACGAAGAACCAGGTGGCGAAGATGACCTTCGACAAGGTGGACAGCACGGACACCAGCAGCAACGCCACGGCGGACAACCCGACGTTCGAGCTGTCCGTCACCGTGTGGGCCGCGCCCTGA
- a CDS encoding NADP-dependent succinic semialdehyde dehydrogenase, with protein sequence MAIATVNPATGETLKTFDALNAGEIEDHLVRADLAFQEHRTTTFARRAELLHSAADLLEADRDGIARTMTTEMGKPLVQARAEAAKCVKAMRWYADHAEELLADEHPDPADVSDSGAIRAVVRYRPIGTVLAVMPWNFPLWQVVRFAAPALMAGNTGLLKHASNVPQTALYLEELFRRAGYPEGCFQTLLVGAAAIEEILRDPRIAAATLTGSEPAGRSVAAIAGDEVKKTVLELGGSDPYLVLPSADLDKAARVAVTARVQNNGQSCIAAKRFIVHQDVHDAFCERFTARMAALTVGDPMDEHTDIGPLASEQGRSDLEELVDDAVHQGARALCGGRRPPEHRAGWFYEPTVLTGVTPSMRIHREEAFGPVATLYRVADLDEAIALANDTPFGLGSNAWTRDAGEQARLARDIQAGGVFFNGMTASHPGLPFGGAKRSGYGRELSGHGIREFCNITTLWYGPED encoded by the coding sequence ATGGCGATCGCCACCGTCAACCCGGCCACCGGTGAGACCCTCAAGACCTTCGACGCGCTCAACGCCGGCGAGATCGAAGACCACCTGGTCCGTGCGGACCTGGCGTTCCAGGAGCACCGCACCACGACCTTCGCCCGCCGCGCCGAACTCCTGCACAGCGCCGCCGATCTGCTGGAGGCCGACCGGGACGGCATCGCCCGCACGATGACCACCGAGATGGGCAAACCCCTGGTCCAGGCCCGCGCCGAGGCCGCGAAATGCGTCAAGGCGATGCGCTGGTACGCCGACCACGCAGAGGAGTTGCTCGCCGACGAGCACCCCGACCCCGCCGACGTCAGCGACTCCGGTGCGATCCGCGCCGTGGTCCGCTACCGCCCGATCGGCACCGTCCTTGCCGTCATGCCCTGGAACTTCCCGCTCTGGCAGGTCGTACGGTTCGCCGCCCCCGCCCTCATGGCCGGCAACACGGGGCTGCTCAAGCACGCCTCGAACGTCCCGCAGACCGCCCTCTACCTGGAGGAACTCTTCCGCCGCGCGGGCTACCCCGAGGGCTGCTTCCAGACCCTCCTGGTCGGCGCCGCCGCCATCGAGGAGATCCTCCGCGACCCGCGGATCGCCGCCGCCACGCTGACCGGCAGCGAGCCCGCCGGGCGCTCGGTCGCCGCCATCGCCGGCGACGAGGTCAAGAAGACCGTCCTCGAACTGGGCGGCAGCGACCCGTATCTCGTCCTCCCCTCCGCCGACCTCGACAAGGCCGCCCGGGTCGCGGTGACCGCCCGCGTCCAGAACAACGGGCAGTCGTGCATCGCGGCCAAGCGGTTCATCGTGCACCAGGACGTCCACGACGCCTTCTGCGAGCGGTTCACCGCGCGCATGGCGGCGCTGACCGTCGGCGACCCGATGGACGAGCACACCGACATCGGGCCGCTCGCCAGCGAGCAGGGCCGCTCCGACCTGGAGGAACTCGTCGACGACGCGGTCCACCAGGGCGCCCGCGCGCTCTGCGGCGGCCGGCGGCCACCGGAGCACCGCGCCGGATGGTTCTACGAGCCGACCGTGCTCACCGGCGTCACCCCGAGCATGCGGATCCACCGCGAGGAGGCGTTCGGGCCGGTCGCCACGCTCTACCGCGTCGCCGACCTGGACGAGGCGATCGCCCTCGCCAACGACACGCCGTTCGGGCTCGGTTCCAACGCCTGGACCCGCGACGCCGGCGAACAGGCCCGGCTGGCACGGGACATCCAGGCCGGCGGGGTCTTCTTCAACGGCATGACCGCCTCCCACCCCGGCCTCCCCTTCGGCGGCGCCAAGCGCTCCGGCTACGGACGGGAACTCTCCGGGCACGGCATCCGCGAGTTCTGCAACATCACGACGCTGTGGTACGGGCCGGAGGACTGA